A genomic window from Winogradskyella sp. J14-2 includes:
- a CDS encoding DUF2157 domain-containing protein, whose product MKSKLLNDISELLENNIISQEVALNITAYYKSKEDNQPNRLFTVFGVLGATLVGLGIILILAHNWDNFSRSIKTCFAFLPLVIGQIISGFTILKKKSQAWKESSGTFLFFAIGASIALVSQIYNIPGDLGSFLFTWIVLALPIIYLLNSKAVSILITVFASYYACELGYDFGYKDSTPWMYLVFILATLPFYLKLLKTSPLANSTSIFNWLYVLSLTIVLGTFINSNWPVGFLMYAMLFGVFYNLGKTPIYKDQQLRRNSFTIIGSLGSVVLLTILSFNIIWEDLVKRASIAMNTQEMLIATVLLIVAFVVLLYSKKNEKNESFNLFQYVFLVVAIIFFIGMANAIAATVLTNILLLVMGLSAIKIGADTFRFSVLNYGLLIVTAVIVCRFFDIDIRFEVKGLLFVAVGFGFFLTNYIMLKKKKELNR is encoded by the coding sequence ATGAAATCAAAACTATTAAACGATATATCAGAACTTTTAGAGAACAATATAATTTCTCAAGAAGTTGCCTTAAATATCACAGCGTATTATAAATCGAAGGAAGATAACCAGCCCAATAGACTATTTACCGTTTTCGGAGTCTTGGGAGCTACATTGGTAGGTTTGGGAATTATCCTAATACTGGCACACAATTGGGATAATTTCTCAAGAAGCATAAAAACATGTTTTGCATTTTTACCACTGGTTATTGGTCAAATTATTTCAGGATTTACAATTCTTAAAAAGAAAAGTCAGGCTTGGAAAGAATCCTCAGGAACGTTTCTCTTTTTTGCTATTGGAGCTTCCATCGCACTAGTTAGTCAGATTTATAATATACCAGGTGATTTAGGTAGTTTTTTATTTACATGGATAGTGCTGGCATTACCCATAATTTATCTGCTCAATTCTAAAGCGGTATCAATTCTCATTACTGTGTTTGCAAGTTATTACGCGTGCGAACTAGGATACGATTTTGGTTATAAAGACAGCACTCCTTGGATGTATTTGGTTTTTATTTTGGCAACACTACCATTTTATTTAAAGCTGTTAAAAACATCGCCTCTAGCAAATTCAACATCCATTTTCAATTGGCTTTATGTTTTAAGTTTAACTATTGTATTAGGTACTTTTATTAACAGCAATTGGCCAGTAGGCTTTTTAATGTATGCCATGCTGTTCGGTGTTTTTTATAATCTCGGAAAAACACCGATTTACAAAGATCAACAATTAAGACGAAATAGTTTTACCATCATAGGCTCCTTGGGTTCTGTGGTTTTGTTGACGATTCTATCTTTCAATATTATTTGGGAAGACCTTGTAAAAAGAGCCTCAATAGCAATGAACACTCAAGAAATGTTAATCGCGACTGTTTTGCTGATAGTAGCATTTGTGGTGTTACTCTATTCCAAAAAGAATGAAAAAAACGAAAGTTTCAACCTGTTTCAGTATGTTTTTTTAGTAGTTGCAATAATCTTCTTTATAGGTATGGCAAATGCTATTGCAGCAACTGTTTTAACCAATATTCTGCTTTTGGTTATGGGACTTTCAGCAATAAAAATAGGAGCAGATACATTTCGTTTTAGTGTGCTTAATTATGGACTGTTGATTGTAACCGCAGTTATAGTCTGTCGTTTTTTTGATATAGATATACGTTTTGAGGTTAAAGGGCTTCTTTTCGTTGCTGTCGGATTTGGATTCTTCTTAACCAACTATATAATGCTTAAAAAGAAGAAAGAATTAAATCGTTAA
- a CDS encoding GDYXXLXY domain-containing protein, whose protein sequence is MKTIHIFILFVVVAVIQLYVPAKMILDREDVLKTGITYKFKTRPVDPNDPFRGKYITLNYEMNSAKTNDSIWKRGETIFVYLENDSLGYAKVHSVSKEKKDIDRDYVETKVRWNYGNSNTVNFELPFDRFYMEETKAKPAEDIYRKYNRRRDTLNQTYALVAIKNGKAVLKDVYINDKPIAYYLEIEDEN, encoded by the coding sequence ATGAAAACGATACACATTTTTATACTATTCGTAGTGGTTGCGGTTATACAATTATATGTACCAGCAAAAATGATTTTAGATAGGGAAGATGTTTTAAAAACAGGAATAACCTACAAGTTTAAAACACGACCTGTTGATCCTAATGATCCATTTAGAGGAAAATACATTACTTTAAACTATGAAATGAATTCTGCCAAAACCAACGATTCAATTTGGAAACGAGGCGAAACGATTTTTGTTTATCTAGAAAATGATAGTCTTGGTTATGCTAAGGTTCATAGTGTAAGTAAAGAAAAGAAAGATATAGATAGAGATTATGTTGAGACTAAAGTCCGTTGGAATTATGGTAATTCAAATACTGTTAATTTTGAGTTACCTTTTGATAGGTTTTATATGGAAGAAACTAAAGCAAAACCAGCAGAAGATATTTACAGAAAATATAACAGACGTCGAGATACTCTAAATCAAACATACGCTTTGGTTGCGATTAAAAACGGGAAGGCTGTTTTAAAAGACGTCTACATAAATGATAAGCCAATTGCTTATTACTTAGAAATAGAGGATGAAAACTGA
- a CDS encoding zinc-dependent metalloprotease, giving the protein MKQLSIKLLFVASAFLAFSCSTAKKASKSKKTDATAMAKPAGKKLGKNDPKPYDKVITKDAISDEGLFTVHTLEDKFYYEIPDSLFDREMLMVTRIAKTASGLGFGGGKQNEQVLRWEKKGKKVVLRVVSYNVTAADSLPVNEAVKNSNFEPVLFTFPIKAYGKDSTSTVIDASPLFEKDVKSLGLPTFRRRPYKVTRLESDKSFIETIKSYPRNIEARHVKTYAAGSPPSNSSTGSISIEINNSMILLPENPMKRRYFDERVGWFTSSTTDYGLEDQRSKSLTYLDRWRLEVRDEDIEKFKRGELVVPKKQIVYYIDRATPEKWRKYIKQGIEDWQVAFEAAGFKEAIIAKDPPSVEEDPEWTPEDVRYSVVRYLASPIPNANGPHVSDPRTGEILESDINWYHNVMSLLRGWFFVQTAAINPEAQSPEFKDEVMGRLIRFVSAHEVGHTLGLPHNMGSSVAYPVEKLRDAEFTQKYGTAPSIMDYARFNYVAQPGDEGVALMPDIGVYDKYAIEWGYRPILDKSPEEEKEILNQWITEHAGDPMYRFGHQQVGDIHDPSSQTEDLGDNAMLASEYGIKNLKRIVPNLIEWTTEAGEDYDDLQEMYGHVVSQFNRYMGHVSNNIGGVYEHYKTADQDGVVYTPVPKAHQKEAMEFIQDNLFTTPEWLIDKNIFDRIEYSGSVERLRAMQARTLNNILSLGKMQRLTEAHTYDSNAYALTDMMSDLRKGVWSELRTGKKIDTYRRNLQRAHIDRLAYLMTAENQSGRSPSPYLKMTAVNTSQSDIRAVVRAELKTLRSQLRNARGGDAMSRIHIADAIERINNILDPK; this is encoded by the coding sequence GTGAAACAACTATCCATTAAGCTACTTTTTGTAGCTTCTGCTTTTTTGGCATTCTCGTGCTCTACTGCAAAAAAAGCCAGCAAATCTAAGAAAACTGATGCCACAGCAATGGCAAAACCTGCAGGGAAGAAATTAGGTAAAAATGACCCAAAACCTTATGACAAAGTCATCACAAAAGATGCTATAAGTGATGAAGGTTTATTTACCGTTCATACTTTAGAAGATAAGTTCTACTACGAAATACCAGATTCACTTTTTGATAGAGAGATGCTAATGGTAACACGTATTGCTAAAACTGCTAGTGGCCTAGGTTTTGGTGGAGGAAAGCAAAACGAACAAGTTTTACGCTGGGAAAAGAAAGGCAAAAAAGTAGTTTTACGTGTAGTATCTTACAATGTTACTGCTGCCGATTCACTACCGGTAAACGAAGCTGTTAAAAACTCTAATTTTGAACCTGTACTCTTCACATTTCCCATAAAAGCTTACGGTAAAGATTCTACCAGTACAGTTATTGATGCATCACCTTTATTTGAAAAAGATGTAAAATCGCTCGGGCTTCCGACGTTTAGAAGACGACCATATAAGGTTACCAGATTAGAAAGTGACAAATCATTTATTGAGACTATAAAAAGTTACCCTAGAAACATCGAAGCACGTCATGTAAAAACGTATGCTGCTGGTTCTCCACCTTCTAACTCTAGCACAGGTAGCATTTCAATAGAAATCAACAACTCCATGATTCTATTACCAGAAAACCCTATGAAACGTCGTTATTTCGATGAGCGTGTTGGCTGGTTTACAAGCAGTACTACAGATTATGGATTAGAAGATCAAAGAAGTAAATCTCTAACTTATTTAGATCGTTGGAGGTTAGAAGTTAGAGATGAAGATATTGAGAAATTTAAACGTGGTGAGCTTGTAGTTCCTAAAAAACAAATTGTTTACTACATAGACAGAGCTACACCTGAAAAATGGAGAAAATACATTAAACAAGGTATTGAAGACTGGCAAGTAGCTTTCGAGGCTGCGGGCTTTAAGGAGGCTATCATTGCTAAAGATCCGCCTTCAGTAGAAGAAGACCCAGAATGGACACCAGAAGATGTTCGCTATTCTGTAGTTAGATATCTGGCCTCACCTATTCCAAATGCAAACGGGCCTCACGTAAGTGATCCTAGAACAGGTGAGATTTTAGAAAGTGATATTAACTGGTATCATAATGTAATGTCGCTTCTTCGTGGTTGGTTCTTTGTACAAACTGCTGCTATAAATCCTGAAGCTCAAAGTCCTGAATTTAAAGATGAAGTTATGGGACGATTAATTCGTTTTGTATCTGCTCACGAAGTTGGACACACACTTGGTCTTCCACATAACATGGGAAGTAGTGTTGCTTATCCTGTTGAAAAACTTAGAGATGCTGAGTTCACTCAAAAATATGGAACTGCACCATCTATAATGGATTATGCACGTTTCAACTATGTGGCTCAACCTGGCGATGAAGGTGTTGCACTTATGCCTGATATTGGTGTTTATGACAAATACGCTATTGAATGGGGTTACAGACCTATTTTAGACAAATCACCTGAAGAAGAAAAAGAAATCCTTAACCAATGGATTACTGAACATGCAGGAGACCCAATGTATCGTTTTGGTCATCAACAAGTTGGCGATATTCATGACCCGAGTTCACAAACTGAAGATTTAGGTGATAACGCAATGCTTGCAAGTGAGTATGGTATTAAAAACCTTAAACGTATAGTGCCTAACTTAATAGAATGGACTACGGAAGCTGGTGAAGATTATGATGATTTACAGGAAATGTATGGTCATGTAGTATCGCAATTTAATAGATACATGGGACACGTTTCTAATAACATTGGAGGTGTTTATGAGCACTACAAAACAGCAGACCAAGACGGTGTAGTTTACACACCTGTACCTAAAGCTCACCAAAAAGAAGCAATGGAATTTATTCAAGATAATTTATTTACTACACCAGAGTGGTTAATTGATAAAAACATCTTTGACCGTATAGAGTATTCTGGTTCTGTAGAACGCTTGCGTGCTATGCAAGCCAGAACATTAAATAACATTTTAAGCTTGGGCAAAATGCAACGTTTAACTGAAGCACATACTTATGACAGTAATGCTTATGCTTTAACAGATATGATGAGTGATTTACGCAAAGGTGTGTGGAGCGAATTACGTACAGGTAAAAAAATAGACACTTATCGTCGTAACTTACAACGTGCACACATCGATCGTTTAGCGTATTTAATGACTGCTGAAAACCAAAGTGGAAGATCACCAAGCCCTTACTTAAAAATGACAGCTGTAAACACTAGCCAGTCAGATATTAGAGCTGTTGTAAGAGCAGAATTAAAGACTTTACGTTCGCAATTAAGAAATGCTCGTGGTGGAGATGCAATGAGCAGAATTCATATTGCTGATGCGATAGAGCGTATCAATAATATTTTAGATCCTAAATAA
- the hemL gene encoding glutamate-1-semialdehyde 2,1-aminomutase — protein MLYQRSSALFKEAQNVIPGGVNSPVRAFKAVGGTPIFAKSAKGAYIYDEDGNRFIDYINSWGPMLLGHAFPPVVDAVIEKTKEGTSFGMPTALETEIAELAVSMVPNIDKIRFVNSGTEACMSAIRLARGFTKKDKIIKFAGCYHGHSDSFLIAAGSGAVTFGTPNSPGVTQGTAKDTLLARYNDIENVKSLVEANKDEIAAIIVEPVAGNMGCIPPVEGFLEGLKAVCDANNMLLIFDEVMTGFRLAKGGVQELKGVDADIVCFGKVVGGGLPVGAFAARNEIMNHLAPLGPVYQAGTLSGNPLAMAAGLAMLKAINRDKGLMNRLEEKTKYLHNGIADALNKNNVTHTINRIGSMISVHFSDEPVVDFESAAKGNNETFKKFFHGMLNRAIYIAPSAFESWFITDALSYQDLNETIAAVEEVAKAL, from the coding sequence ATGTTATATCAAAGAAGTAGTGCTTTGTTTAAAGAAGCACAGAACGTTATACCTGGAGGTGTTAACTCTCCAGTAAGAGCATTTAAAGCTGTAGGAGGTACGCCAATTTTTGCTAAATCGGCAAAAGGAGCGTACATCTATGACGAAGATGGTAACCGTTTTATAGATTACATTAATTCTTGGGGACCAATGTTGTTGGGTCATGCATTTCCGCCAGTTGTAGACGCTGTAATTGAAAAAACAAAAGAAGGAACCTCTTTTGGGATGCCAACCGCTTTAGAAACTGAGATTGCAGAATTAGCAGTCTCTATGGTGCCTAATATTGATAAAATCCGTTTTGTGAATTCTGGTACAGAGGCATGTATGAGCGCTATTCGATTAGCACGAGGTTTTACTAAAAAAGATAAAATTATAAAATTTGCTGGCTGCTATCATGGTCATAGCGATTCGTTCTTAATTGCAGCAGGCAGTGGTGCGGTTACTTTTGGTACACCAAATAGTCCTGGAGTAACTCAAGGTACTGCTAAGGATACTCTTTTGGCAAGGTATAATGATATTGAAAATGTAAAATCATTAGTTGAAGCAAATAAAGATGAAATTGCTGCTATCATTGTAGAACCGGTGGCTGGTAATATGGGGTGTATTCCTCCAGTTGAAGGCTTTTTAGAAGGCTTAAAAGCAGTTTGTGATGCTAATAATATGCTGTTGATTTTTGATGAAGTGATGACAGGTTTTAGACTTGCTAAAGGAGGGGTTCAGGAGTTAAAAGGGGTAGATGCAGATATCGTGTGTTTTGGTAAAGTAGTAGGTGGTGGTTTGCCTGTTGGAGCCTTTGCTGCAAGAAACGAGATAATGAATCATTTGGCGCCTTTAGGGCCTGTTTATCAAGCAGGAACATTAAGTGGAAATCCTTTAGCTATGGCAGCAGGATTAGCTATGCTAAAAGCTATAAATAGAGATAAGGGTTTAATGAATAGGCTAGAGGAAAAAACAAAATATCTCCATAATGGAATAGCTGATGCTTTAAATAAGAATAATGTTACCCATACCATTAATCGTATCGGATCAATGATTTCAGTTCACTTTTCTGATGAGCCAGTTGTGGATTTTGAAAGTGCAGCAAAAGGGAATAATGAAACCTTTAAGAAATTTTTTCATGGCATGTTAAATAGAGCTATATATATAGCTCCAAGCGCCTTTGAAAGTTGGTTTATTACGGACGCCTTGTCCTATCAAGACTTAAATGAAACCATTGCAGCCGTTGAGGAGGTGGCAAAAGCATTGTAA